ACGCGGTGTCGCTTCCGGACTGCCGATAGAGAGGATACGTTTTTCCCGACCCCGTTCGTTGCCCCCGTGCATGCACTACCGCGAGGTCGAGACGAAACGGGAGTTCGTTGCCCGACTGGAGCCCGGCGCCGACTGGCGCGAGGAGATCGAGACCCTCGCCGACGAGGAGGAGGTCGATGCGGGCTTTTTCTACGCGCTCGGCGCGGTCCAGGACGCCGAACTCTGGTTCTACGACCAGCGCGAGAAGGAGTACGAAGCCGTCACCTTCGAGGAACCCCTCGAGGTCGCCGCCTGCGTCGGCAACGTCGCGTGGCTGGATGCGGAGCGCTTCGCCCACACCCACGCCGTCCTCTCCCGACCCAGCGGGCAGGCGATCGCGGGACACCTCCACGCCGGCACCGTCTTCGCCGGCGAGTGTTACCTGCGCGAGTTCGAGGGCGAACTCGTCCGCGAGATCGACGGGACGACCGGACTCGACCTCTGGCTGTAGATGCGCGGAGAGGACGAACGCTACTTCGAGCGGATCGAGTCCCGCCTCGAGGAGGCGTTCGACCGGGCCGAGACGGCCCGACTGGAGAGCGGCGACCCCCGCCCCGAGGTCGAGATCCCCGTCGCCAAGGACATGGCCGACCGGGTCGAGAACATCCTCGGCATCCCCGGCGTGGCCGAGCGGGTCCGGGAACTCGAAGCGGAGATGAGCCGCGAGGAGGCGGCGCTGGCGCTCGCGGAGGACTTCGCCGAGGGCCGCGTGGGGGAGTACGAGACGCGTGACGGGAAGATCGAGGGGGCGGTCAGGACCGCGGTCGCGCTGCTGACGGAGGGCGTGGTCGCCGCGCCCATCGAGGGGATCGACCGGGTCGAGTTGCTGGAGAACGACGACGGCACCGAGTGCGTTCGGGTCTACTACGCCGGCCCCATCAGATCTGCAGGCGGGACCGCACAGGCGCTGTCGGTGCTCGTCGCCGACTACACCCGCGCGCTGCTGGGCGTCTCGGAGTATCAGGCCCGCGACGACGAGATCGAGCGCTACGCCGAGGAGGTGGGGCTGTACGACAAGACCACGGGACTGCAGTACTCGCCCAAAGACGAGGAGACGAAGTTCATCGCCCGGCACTGCCCGATCATGCTCGACGGGGAGGCGACGGGTGACGCCGAGGTTTCGGGCTTTCGGGACCTGGAGCGAGTGGGGACGAACAACCCACGGGGCGGGATGTGTCTCGTCCTCGCGGAGGGGATCGCGCTCAAGGCCCCGAAGATCCAGCGCTACACCCGCGAACTCGACGAGATCGACTGGCCGTGGCTCCAGGACCTGATCGACGGGACGATCGGCGAGGGCGAGGGAAGCGACGACGAGGACGACGAGTCGACGGACGGAGACGAGACGGAGGACACGGAACCCGACGAACCCGCCGGCCCGCCGCGGGTCGAACCCGCCACGAAGTTCCTCCGGGACCTGATCGCCGGGCGACCGGTCTTCTCGCATCCCTCCCGGCCGGGCGGCTTTCGCCTGCGCTACGGCCGGGCGCGAAATCACGGTTTTGCCACTGGAGGAATCCACCCCGCGACGATGCACGTCGTCGACGACTTCCTCGCGACGGGTACCCAGATCAAGACCGAACGCCCCGGCAAAGCGCACGGCATCATCCCCGTCGACACCATCGAGGGGCCCACCGTCCGACTGGCCAACGGCGAGGTGCGGCGGATCGACGACGCCGCAGAGGCCCTCGAAGTCCGCAACGGCGTCGAGAGGATCATCGACGCCGGGGAGTACCTCGTCAATTTTGGAGAATTTGTCGAGAACAACCACCCGCTGGCGCCCGCTTCGTACACGTTCGAGTGGTGGATCCAGGAGTTCGAAAACAGCGCGGCGGACGTCCAGGCGCTCGCCGACTCCCCGCACGTCGACCTCGAATCGCCGAGCGTCGAGGAGGCGCTCGACTGGGCCACCGAGTACGACGCCCCGCTGCATCCCGCGTACACCTACCTCTGGCACGATCTTTCTACTACCCAGTTCGAGGCGCTCGCCGATGCCGTCGAGGAGGGGACGGTCAAAGTGGGCGAACTCGAACTGACCCGAACGCAGACGGTCCGGGAGGCCCTCGAGACCCTGCTGGTCGAACACCGACAGACCGCAGAGACCCTTTCTGTCCCCGAGTGGCGCGCGCTCGTCGCGACGATGGGCTTCTCGGAGGACCTGACCCGCGAGTGGGACTCGCTTTCCGAGGACGCCCGTGCGTGGGACGGCGGGCAAAACGCGATGAAGGC
The sequence above is drawn from the Halalkalicoccus sp. NIPERK01 genome and encodes:
- a CDS encoding PPC domain-containing DNA-binding protein, which translates into the protein MHYREVETKREFVARLEPGADWREEIETLADEEEVDAGFFYALGAVQDAELWFYDQREKEYEAVTFEEPLEVAACVGNVAWLDAERFAHTHAVLSRPSGQAIAGHLHAGTVFAGECYLREFEGELVREIDGTTGLDLWL